The Flavobacterium sp. N2270 genome contains the following window.
TCTTCGTTTGTTGTAGAAATCTAAAACTAATTCCGGATTTTTAGCAAACCCAATTGGCGAAGCTACTTCCATGATGTCATGACCTTCCCAAAGTCCGTCTGCATCACGAAAAGTTTTAATTCCACTTTCAGCACTAATACCTGCTCCACTTAGTACAACTAATTTTTTCATAAATATTAAAACCAATGATTACACTTTCTCGTATATGATAAATATAACTAAAAATTAAACTTATGAAAAAGCAATTACTTGTTTTATTTAGTCTTTTATTTTCTATTACTTTTTTTGCTCAAGTAGGAATAGGGACAACTAATATTTTAAACGGTGTAGAATTACAAATTGAAAGCAGTTCAAGAGGATTGTTAATTCCTCGAGTTGCATTAACATCAACAATTATTCAAGCTCCTGTAGGTCCTGCACCTATTGCAACAGGTGTTTTGGTTTATAATACTAATATAAATGGTGTGGGAGCAACAGCGGTTTCTCCAGGGTTTTATTATTGGTCAGGAACTGAATGGGTTGCTCTAAAATCAAACACAGGAACACCAAGTTTACAAAATTGGTCCTTATTAGGTAACGCAGGAACAACTCCAGGAACTAATTATTTGGGAACATCAGACAATAGAGATTTACAATTTAAAACCAATAATCAATTACGAATGACTACTAAAAATTCAGGCGAAGTTATTATTGGAAACTCAACAAATCCTTTAGGAAATACACTAACAACAATTTTTCCAACCGGAACACAAATTGGTTTATTTGCTTACAGTGATAATTCACCAAGAACAATAAGAGCATTAAATGTTGATAATACACAATTTGTTATTGATGGAGGAAATTTAGATGCTGATGGTGGTAGAGGAGTTATTGGTATTAGTGCTAATTTAGCTTCTAGCTCTACAAATACTGTTATGGGGGTTTTAGGTGTTGCTGGTAGAACTACGTTTACTGAACTTCCAGGTGAATCAGTTGGTGTTTCTGGACAAGGAACAACAGGTTTGCACGTAAGAGGAGTTGGTAAAACAGGAAGTAACGATTATTATTCAGCTTATTTTGAGTATGATCAAGATGATAACTTATCTACAAGTAATGGCCCTCAAGCAAGAATAGCGGGTAAAGATTTTGATTATTTTGGAGGTGGAGCAGCAAGAAGAGATGTTACTTATGGAGGTTATTTTGATGCAAACACTTCAAATTCTGATTATGTTTTTGTAGGTGCACGTAATAATAATACATCTTATAAAGTTTTAGGAGGAGGAAGTGTTTCTACTATGGTAAAAGACGATGACGGGAATAATAGAATTCTTCATGCAACTGAAACACCCGAAATTTTGTTTGAAGATTTTGGAACAGGAAAACTAATAAATGGAGTTGCTTATATTGATTTGGATCCAATTTTTTCAAAAAACATTTTTGTAAGTCAAGAACATCCAATGAAAGTTTTCATTCAACTAGAAGGCGATTGTAAAGGTGTTTATGTAACTGAGAAAACCGCAAAAGGGTTTTTAGTAAAAGAATTACAAAATGGAAATTCTAACGTTTCTTTTTCATGGAATGTTGTTGCAAATAGAAAAGATACTTTAAAAGAAGACGGAAGTATAGATTCTGAGCACGTGGGTGTTCGTTTTCCTATAGGTCCTAATCGATTAAAACCTGTTTTAGGTAGAGAAGTAAAGTATGATATAAAGGAATAATGGTTAGTTATTTATTTTCAAAAGTCCTAATGATTAATTTCATTGGGATTTTTTTATGCAACTAATATAAACAATTGAGTCTTTTTGTAAGTGATATTAATAACAAGTATTTAATTATTTAGAGAGGAATATAGTATTTATCAATTCTTTTTTTAACTATAATAGATGTTTGTTGTACGTGATTAAACCTAAATGTTTGTGCGTAACTACTACAAATAAAAAAAACCGCTTATATAGCGGTTTTTTTTATTTGTATACTAGTGAATTATACTTTTCCTAAGGTATAAAGCTGTTCTAATGTTGGAGAAACACTTCCGCCTGCAGGTTCTAATGTAATTCCAAAAGCTTCCGCATCATCTGCTTTGTCTACTTTAAATACTTTTGAGTTACTTGCAGTGAAATTGTTAAGTAAACCTATACTTTTTGGTGTTAAAGGATCTAATTTTAAACCCCAAACTTGGTAAACTTTTCCTTCAGGTGGAGCCGGTAAACCAGCCGCATCAATATATACCTCTTTTGTTTCTTTGTTGTAATATGCTTTTGCAAAAGCATTTGGAGCAACTTCTTGACCTCCAAGAGCAACCTGAATATTATTATTGTCTCTTACAATTGCTAAAACAGATTCTGCATCTTGTTTTTTCAATTCTAAATCTACAATTGATTCTTGCATAACTGATTTTTCAGTTGACAATTTATTTATTGTTTCATTAGATTGGTTTAATTTGTAAAATTGTAATCCAAACCCAAGTACAAAAACAGCTGCAGCAGCCCAGCCCATATATTGAGCATAATTTTTACGAGGTTGTAATTGAATTACTTTATTTTTTTCTAAAAGCTGCGTTCTAATTTTCTCATAATTTGTTGCAGATAAATGGGGTGCAACACTTTGTGAAAGGTTCATAATTGCATTTTCAATAGCTTTAATTTCTTCCTGAATTTCAGGATTGTTTTTAGCCATTTCAAGTACTTCATTATTTTCTGCATCTGTAAGTTTACCAAAAACAAACAGTTCCAAAATTCCAGATTCTATGTATTCTCTACTATTCATTGATCATCAGTCTTAATTCATTCATACAATTTCTATTGTTCGTTTTCACAGTTCCCAAAGGAATTTCCAACTCTTCAGAAGCTTCTTGTTGGGTATAACCTTGAAAAAACAACAATTCAATAATTTGAATACATTTTGGTTTCAATTTATCAATAAACTTTTTAATACCAATTGCATCAATTCTATTCATTGTTTTTGAATTGTCTTCTAACATATATACGAAATTATCTGCAGAAAGGTTTTTTTGACTGTTATTATAGCCTTTAGAGCGTAACTTATCAATAGTTGTATTACGAGCTATATTGAGCATCCAAGTATATAAACGCCCTTTAGATTCATTATAAGAATCAATATTATTCCAAATCTTCACGAATACTTCTTGTAAAACATCTTCCGCTTCTTCCTTATTTCTTATTAGGTTATAAATGACGCCATATAAACTTTTTGAATAGTTGTCATATAATAAGGTAAACGAATTATTGTCTTTCTTAAGCAATTCTTTTACTAAAAGTTCTTGTTCCATAGAGGGTAAAGTTAGTACTAAAAAAATAAAAATAAACTTTTTTTTACTTTTTTAAAACCAAAAATGAATTCCTCTCGTAACTGTAGTTATAAATCATTTAAAAACTAACAAAATGAAAAAATCAAAATTACTTTTAGGGTTATCATTCTTCGGAGTGTTAGGTCTTGTTTTAGTCGCTGCAGATCATATTGATGCTCCTGCAGTTCAAGGTGGAACTTCTGATATTACAGATTTCTATTCTTTTCAAGGTTCAAATACTAATAATTTAGTTTTTGTAGCTAATGTTAAAGGTTTACTTTCTCCTTCAGCAACTGCTGATGCCGCATTTGATGAAAATGTTATGGTTGAATTTAACATTGATAATAATGGAGATAATATTGAAGATTTAGTTATTCAAGCAGTACCTAAAGATGGTAAAATGTATTTCTTTGGACCAGTTGCTCCAGGATTAGCAGGTTCAACAAGTACAGTAAAAACTTCATCTGCTTTAGGAAGTGTTGCAATCACAGAATATGCAGAAACAGCTGTTATTTATTCAAACGATGGTGTTAGTTTATTTGCAGGACCAAGAGATGATCCTTTCTTTTTTGACTTTGGACAATATTCTGAAATTATAGCTGGTAATGCAGGAAGTTTTAACAATCCAGGAACAGATACTTTTGCTGGAACAAATGTAATGTCAGTAGTGGTTGAATTACCAAAAACTATGCTTGGTGGTTCTGGTACATTGAATACTTGGGTAGAAACAAAAAGAAAATAATTAAATTTTAAAAAAGAAATATTATGAAATCAATTCAATATAAAAGTTTATTTGCATCCTTAGTTATTGCTTTATTTGCGGTAGGATGTAGTAATGATGATTCTAATGATAATGGAAATACATCAGATTTTAGCGGAACTTATGTACAACAAGATCAAATGGGAAGACCAGCTATAAATACGGTTTTTGTAACTTCAGGAAATAAAGATCGTTTCAATACAACTATTCCATCAGTTATGGGATCAAATTTTCAATCGGCATTTCAAACCCAATTATTAGCTTTAAACCCTGGTTACACTACTAATGCATTAGGTTTAGATGCGGCAACTTTTACAAGTGTTTTAGCTACCGATGTTTTAGGCGTTTCTACAACTGGTACTACAACTTTTTTTGACGGTACAAATGTGTTAACTGGAAGAGCTCTTGCTGATGATGTAATTGATGTAGAATTACTTTTAATTTTTGGAGGACCAACTGGTGGAGATAATGCAGCATTAACTTCAGATAATGTAAGTGCAAATGATAAAGCATTTTTATCATCTTTTCCTTATTTAGCTTCTCCTTGGTAGAAATATAGCTTTTAAAACAATGAGTATCAATTTGATGCTCATTGTTTTAATTTCTTTTATACTAAACAAACAAATTATGAAAAACTATTTTATAAAACCAATTATACTTTTGTTAATTTCCTTTGTTGTACTTAGCTGTTCTTCAAAATCTGAAAAACAAATAACGAACAAAGAAGATTACCAATCGTTTCTTATTGAAAAAGAAAATACATCTTTAAAAAAGATAAATAATGAAATTGATTTTTGGCAAAAGAAATACGATAATGCTCCTAATCAATATACTTATTTAATTTCTCTAGCTTCATTATACAGTCAGAAATTTGAAATTACTGGCAATATTCAAGAACTATATTTGGCTGAAAAGTTATTAATAGACTGTAATAATAGAGTAAAAGGCGAAAAAGCCGGAATTCATAGAGCAATTGCAAAAAACTATATTTCTCAGCATCGTTTTAAAGAAGCTTTAAGTCATTTAAACCAAGCTTTTGAACTTGGCGAAAATAAGATTGCTACCAATAAAATGCTTTTTGATGTTCAAATGGAATTAGGAAATTATGAAGAAGCAAAACAAAAATTAACCACTATTTTAGATTTCAAAGATTTTGATTATTTAATTAGAGCTGCAAAATGGAATGATCATATTGGCGATTTAGATAAAGCAATTCAATTAATGGAAAATGCTAAAACAATTGCAGAACAATCTAAAAACAAAGATTTAAAAATATGGGTTTATTCTAATATTGCCGATTTTTACGGTCACGCCGGAAGAATTGAAGATTCATACAGCTTCTATTTAAAAACATTAGAAATAGATTCTAATAATATGTACGCTCTAAAAGGAATTGCTTGGATTGTTTTCTCTCACGAAAGAAATCCTCAAGAAGCATTACAAATTGTAGATTATATTTCAAATCATCATCCAGTTCCTGATTTGCATCTTCTTAAAGCAGATATTCATGATTTTACGGGAAATGTATCTGAAAAGAGAAATGCAATGAATGAATATTATGCTTCTTTAGAAAAGAATAATTATGGAGATATGTATAACAAATACAATGCTTTACTTTATGCTGAAACTTCTGGTGAAGCAAACAAAGCGATTGAAATTGCAAAAAAAGAAATTGAAAATAGACCAACACCAGAATCGTATGATTTATTGGCTTGGGCGTATTATAATAACGGCGATTTTGATAAAGCTTTAAAAATAATTGAGAATCACACAATTGGAAAATCTCACGAACCTTTAATTGTTTTTCATAATGAAACTATTTTGAAAGCAAATAATAAGTTGACCAAAGAAAACACAAATAAAACCGATTTATTAGCCAGTATTTACGAATTAGGTCCTAATTTAGAGGCTTCAATTAAAAGATTATAATCCAATGAAATATTTTTATTTATTGATAGTTTCATTACTGTCTTTAACTTCCTATGGACAAAATTTAAATGGAAAAGTTGAAGATGTATATGGAAACCCAATTGCAGATGTTTATGTCTATAATGAAAGTAGCGATGTACACACGCATACAAATGAGTTTGGAAATTTTGTATTAACTAAGGTTAAATTAAATGAAAGCTATAAAATTTCAAAACTTGGTTATATAGCTATTGAATTTAAAGTAAATCAACTAAATGAAAGAGTAAAAATTATTTTAGAAGAAGAAGTTTTTAAACTTTCTGAAGTTACTATTTCTCCAAATGTAAATATAAACTCAACAATCATGAAATTGGATTTAAATACAAATCCAGTAAATTCTTCTCAAGAAATTCTTAGAAAAGTTCCAGGTTTATTTATTGGTCAGCATGCTGGTGGAGGTAAAGCAGAACAACTCTTTTTAAGAGGTTTTGATATCGATCATGGAACCGATGTTGCAATAACTGCCGACGGAATTCCAGTAAATATGGTTTCTCATGCGCACGGACAAGGTTATTCCGATTTGCATTTTATTATTCCAGAAACGATAAATATTATCGATTTTGGAAAAGGTCCTTATAATGCTGCAAAAGGTAATTTTGCTACTGCAGGTTATGTAGATTTTAAAACAAAAGATAAGTTAGAAGAAAGTAAGTTAAGTGTTGAGGTTGGCCAATTTAACACTGTTAGAACTGTTGGTTTATTCGATTTATTAGGAAATAAAACAAAATCAAATGCTTATTTGGCAACTGAATATATTGAAACAGATGGACCTTTTGATTCTCCTCAAAATTTCAATCGATTTAATATTTTTGGAAAATATTCAACCATTTTAGAAAATCAAACCAAGTTGAGTTTTATAGGTTCTCATTTTACAAGTAAATGGGATGCTTCAGGCCAAATCCCAAACCGATTAGTGAACAACGGAACTATTTCTCGTTTTGGAGCTGTAGATGATACCGAAGGCGGATTTACTTCTAGAACTAATTTAGCTGTAGCAATAGATAAAATCATTGATGAAAACAGTTATTTAAAAACCAATGTGTATTTTTCAAAATACGACTTTACGCTGTTTTCAAACTTTACTTTTTTCTTAGAAGATCCTGTAAACGGCGACCAAATTAGACAATATGAAAATAGAAAATTGTATGGTTTTAATTCCGAATATACCACGAAAAAAACATATGATACTTTCAAATTAAAATGGCAAACAGGAATTGGTTTAAAAGTAAATGCTACTAAAGATTCTGAACTTTCGCACACGTTAAATAGAAATACAGTTCTAAATTATATTCAACTTGGTGATATTGATGAATCTAACTTTTCAGCTTATACAAATGTTGAATTTCAGTTTAATAAATTAACTATAAATCCTTCTTTACGAATGGATTACTTTAAATTCAATTACCAAGATAAATTGGCTGCGAGTTATGAAACGCTTTCAAATACTAAATTTAAAGTGTTACCCAAATTAAATTTTAATTATGTTCAAAACGATAAAGTCGCTTACTTTTTAAAATCTGGTTTCGGGTTTCATTCCAACGATACCAGAGTTGTTTTACAAGAAGATAAAGAAATTTTACCCACTGTTTTTGGTGCCGATTTAGGTACAACTTTAAAACCAACAAAAAATTTAATTGTTAACGCTGCACTTTGGACTTTATTTTCAAATCAAGAGTTTGTATATGTTGGCGATGCTGGAATTGTAGAACCTTCTGGAAAATCTAAACGTTTAGGTGTAGATTTAGGTGTAAGATATCAATTAAACGATTATTTATTTTTAGATTTTGATGCAAATTATGCTTTTGCACGAAGTGTAGACGAACCGAGTGGACAAGATTATATTCCTTTAGCTCCAGAATTTACTTCAACAGGAGGAATTAGTTTTAAAAATTTCAAACGATTTTCAGGGAATTTAAATTACCGTTTTATGGGAGATCGTGCGGCAAATGAAGATGATTCGGTAATTGCAAAAGGTTATTTGGTATCTGATTTATCGGTAAACTATAAATTAAGTAAAACTTTTGAAGTTGGAGTAGTGGTAAACAATCTTTTTAATACAGAGTGGAATGAAACGCAATTTTTAACCGAATCGCAATTACAAACCGAATCTCAAAGTGTAGAAGAAATTCATTTTACGCCAGGAACGCCGTTTTTTGCAAAAATTAAATTGACATATAGTTTCTAAGTTCAAAAGGTTTTATATTTTTGAAACCATGAGACAAGAAGCTTTACTAGAATATTTAGAAGGTTTTATTTCGGAAAATCGTAAACAACGCTTTTTAGACGTTTTAAAAAACAGAACCAAACATTTTACCATTGCTATGGAAGATGTGTATCAAATGCATAATACAAGTGCTGTAATGCGCAGTTGTGAAGTTTTTGGTATTCAAGAACTAAATGTTATTGAGCAAAAGTATGGTAAATCTATTGACAAGCAAATTGCCATGGGTGCTCAAAAATGGGTCGATATAAAAGAACATGAAGATGCTGCTTCTTGTTTAAAGAGTTTAAGAGCTCAAGGTTATCAAATTATTGCAACCACACCACATAACGAATCGTGTTTAATTCACGAATTTGATATTACAAAACCATCGGCTTTATTTTTTGGAACGGAGAAAGAAGGACTTTCAGAAGAAATAATGAATAACGCCGATGGATATTTAAAAATTCCAATGGTTGGTTTTACCGAAAGTTTAAACATATCGGTTTCAGCAGCAATTATTATTCAAGACATTACAAACCGACTCAGAAACTCAAAAATTGATTGGCAATTATCTGAAGAAGAAATTTTTGAAAAAAGATTAGATTGGACACGAAAAACCATAAAAGATGCTGCTTTTGTAGAAAGTAAGTTTTATGAGAAGTAGATTATTGTTTTTTATTTCTGTCCTAAACTCCAAATCAACGCTTTTTCTTTAGTCGCTCTAAAAATAGTATTGTGTTGTTCATTTGGTTCGTCTGAATACAACCAAGTGAAGTTGCCTTTAGAATTGTTGAATTTTTTTTCTAATTCTTTAGTATATTTAGAAATATCTTCCGCATCAGACCCGGCAAACCAAATCTTTTTATTTGTGTAGTTTTTGGTTTTTACTAAGCTTTCAAAATTTTGCACTAAATATTGCTCATTAAACCATAATGAAGGATCAATTGCAATATAGTTGTCAAACATTTCATTGTCTAATAAAAAGGTTTCAACTACAAATAAACCAGCAAGCGATTCACCAATGATAAATTTCTTGTTAGTTGTTCTGTATTTTTCATTTATTACAGGAAACAATTCATTTTTTATGAACTTTCTAAAATTATCAGCACCACCAGCTTTAGGAATATATTCCAAATCGTACTCAATTTTTGTTGGTCCAGTTAAATCTCTACCGCGTATAGTATTTTCAATTCCTACCAATATACAAGCTGGAACTTTGTTTTCAGCAATTAATTTTTCTAACGTATTTGCAATATGCGGAAAATCTTCTTTAATTCCGCCATCAGGCATATATAAAACAGGTAAACTATCAATTGATTGTTCGTAATTTTTTGGAGTCCAAATGTTAATTACTCGATTATCATTTGTAAACTTTGAAGCTATTTTTAAACTGTCGTGTTTAG
Protein-coding sequences here:
- a CDS encoding anti-sigma factor → MNSREYIESGILELFVFGKLTDAENNEVLEMAKNNPEIQEEIKAIENAIMNLSQSVAPHLSATNYEKIRTQLLEKNKVIQLQPRKNYAQYMGWAAAAVFVLGFGLQFYKLNQSNETINKLSTEKSVMQESIVDLELKKQDAESVLAIVRDNNNIQVALGGQEVAPNAFAKAYYNKETKEVYIDAAGLPAPPEGKVYQVWGLKLDPLTPKSIGLLNNFTASNSKVFKVDKADDAEAFGITLEPAGGSVSPTLEQLYTLGKV
- a CDS encoding RNA polymerase sigma factor; its protein translation is MEQELLVKELLKKDNNSFTLLYDNYSKSLYGVIYNLIRNKEEAEDVLQEVFVKIWNNIDSYNESKGRLYTWMLNIARNTTIDKLRSKGYNNSQKNLSADNFVYMLEDNSKTMNRIDAIGIKKFIDKLKPKCIQIIELLFFQGYTQQEASEELEIPLGTVKTNNRNCMNELRLMINE
- a CDS encoding DUF4331 domain-containing protein, which gives rise to MKKSKLLLGLSFFGVLGLVLVAADHIDAPAVQGGTSDITDFYSFQGSNTNNLVFVANVKGLLSPSATADAAFDENVMVEFNIDNNGDNIEDLVIQAVPKDGKMYFFGPVAPGLAGSTSTVKTSSALGSVAITEYAETAVIYSNDGVSLFAGPRDDPFFFDFGQYSEIIAGNAGSFNNPGTDTFAGTNVMSVVVELPKTMLGGSGTLNTWVETKRK
- a CDS encoding DUF4331 domain-containing protein — translated: MKSIQYKSLFASLVIALFAVGCSNDDSNDNGNTSDFSGTYVQQDQMGRPAINTVFVTSGNKDRFNTTIPSVMGSNFQSAFQTQLLALNPGYTTNALGLDAATFTSVLATDVLGVSTTGTTTFFDGTNVLTGRALADDVIDVELLLIFGGPTGGDNAALTSDNVSANDKAFLSSFPYLASPW
- a CDS encoding tetratricopeptide repeat protein encodes the protein MKNYFIKPIILLLISFVVLSCSSKSEKQITNKEDYQSFLIEKENTSLKKINNEIDFWQKKYDNAPNQYTYLISLASLYSQKFEITGNIQELYLAEKLLIDCNNRVKGEKAGIHRAIAKNYISQHRFKEALSHLNQAFELGENKIATNKMLFDVQMELGNYEEAKQKLTTILDFKDFDYLIRAAKWNDHIGDLDKAIQLMENAKTIAEQSKNKDLKIWVYSNIADFYGHAGRIEDSYSFYLKTLEIDSNNMYALKGIAWIVFSHERNPQEALQIVDYISNHHPVPDLHLLKADIHDFTGNVSEKRNAMNEYYASLEKNNYGDMYNKYNALLYAETSGEANKAIEIAKKEIENRPTPESYDLLAWAYYNNGDFDKALKIIENHTIGKSHEPLIVFHNETILKANNKLTKENTNKTDLLASIYELGPNLEASIKRL
- a CDS encoding TonB-dependent receptor, which codes for MKYFYLLIVSLLSLTSYGQNLNGKVEDVYGNPIADVYVYNESSDVHTHTNEFGNFVLTKVKLNESYKISKLGYIAIEFKVNQLNERVKIILEEEVFKLSEVTISPNVNINSTIMKLDLNTNPVNSSQEILRKVPGLFIGQHAGGGKAEQLFLRGFDIDHGTDVAITADGIPVNMVSHAHGQGYSDLHFIIPETINIIDFGKGPYNAAKGNFATAGYVDFKTKDKLEESKLSVEVGQFNTVRTVGLFDLLGNKTKSNAYLATEYIETDGPFDSPQNFNRFNIFGKYSTILENQTKLSFIGSHFTSKWDASGQIPNRLVNNGTISRFGAVDDTEGGFTSRTNLAVAIDKIIDENSYLKTNVYFSKYDFTLFSNFTFFLEDPVNGDQIRQYENRKLYGFNSEYTTKKTYDTFKLKWQTGIGLKVNATKDSELSHTLNRNTVLNYIQLGDIDESNFSAYTNVEFQFNKLTINPSLRMDYFKFNYQDKLAASYETLSNTKFKVLPKLNFNYVQNDKVAYFLKSGFGFHSNDTRVVLQEDKEILPTVFGADLGTTLKPTKNLIVNAALWTLFSNQEFVYVGDAGIVEPSGKSKRLGVDLGVRYQLNDYLFLDFDANYAFARSVDEPSGQDYIPLAPEFTSTGGISFKNFKRFSGNLNYRFMGDRAANEDDSVIAKGYLVSDLSVNYKLSKTFEVGVVVNNLFNTEWNETQFLTESQLQTESQSVEEIHFTPGTPFFAKIKLTYSF
- a CDS encoding TrmH family RNA methyltransferase, with amino-acid sequence MRQEALLEYLEGFISENRKQRFLDVLKNRTKHFTIAMEDVYQMHNTSAVMRSCEVFGIQELNVIEQKYGKSIDKQIAMGAQKWVDIKEHEDAASCLKSLRAQGYQIIATTPHNESCLIHEFDITKPSALFFGTEKEGLSEEIMNNADGYLKIPMVGFTESLNISVSAAIIIQDITNRLRNSKIDWQLSEEEIFEKRLDWTRKTIKDAAFVESKFYEK
- a CDS encoding alpha/beta hydrolase, coding for MKKNILFLFIVTFLFSCKNAAVVYNDPIPKHDSLKIASKFTNDNRVINIWTPKNYEQSIDSLPVLYMPDGGIKEDFPHIANTLEKLIAENKVPACILVGIENTIRGRDLTGPTKIEYDLEYIPKAGGADNFRKFIKNELFPVINEKYRTTNKKFIIGESLAGLFVVETFLLDNEMFDNYIAIDPSLWFNEQYLVQNFESLVKTKNYTNKKIWFAGSDAEDISKYTKELEKKFNNSKGNFTWLYSDEPNEQHNTIFRATKEKALIWSLGQK